A genomic window from Glycine soja cultivar W05 chromosome 10, ASM419377v2, whole genome shotgun sequence includes:
- the LOC114371600 gene encoding protein PHYTOCHROME KINASE SUBSTRATE 1-like, whose protein sequence is MVISTATSNNNNIHQLQSFNSHNNNYHLRDASFSSYLNNKEEILAESGHGYVNNRKDPLGVKKEYDGEIGVFEAEKYFNGEEIESPPRVANNDANKHRPQKDEQTTLVTRKYKVQNGTPSVRSESSLNSQSALLRSAVTNSSRNMKSKLHRKSFLVGLGCKCYCSDKNYVDISHHAGEISFSKNSSHGKTTSRNMFNADPEANHSVKVTRPHAAEISINKDVYFQSPEKLGVGLSKENSLALSGLNSSLGNNLAKMQLLQVEKSRNSLEVFGSPILSSRSKSLSIKKMQK, encoded by the coding sequence ATGGTTATCTCAACAGCCACTTCAAATAACAACAACATTCATCAGTTGCAATCTTTCAACTCTCATAACAACAATTACCACCTTCGTGATGCGTCCTTTTCTTCGTACTTGAACAACAAAGAAGAGATCCTGGCAGAATCAGGCCATGGCTATGTCAACAACAGAAAGGATCCTCTAGGAGTAAAGAAGGAATATGATGGAGAAATTGGAGTATTTGAAGCTGAAAAGTACTTCaatggagaagagattgaaagcCCCCCAAGAGTTGCTAATAATGATGCCAACAAGCATCGGCCCCAAAAAGATGAACAAACAACTCTTGTAACCAGAAAGTACAAAGTTCAAAATGGAACTCCAAGTGTAAGGTCTGAATCAAGCTTGAATAGCCAAAGTGCACTTTTGCGAAGTGCTGTGACGAACTCCTCAAGGAACATGAAAAGCAAATTGCATAGGAAGAGTTTTCTAGTTGGTCTTGGTTGCAAATGCTATTGTTCTGACAAGAATTATGTTGATATTAGTCACCATGCAGGTGAAATCAGTTTCAGCAAAAATTCTAGTCATGGAAAAACAACTTCAAGAAATATGTTCAATGCTGATCCAGAGGCTAATCATTCAGTTAAAGTTACTAGGCCTCACGCAGCCGAAATCTCGATTAACAAAGATGTTTACTTCCAAAGCCCAGAGAAGTTAGGGGTGGGATTGAGCAAAGAAAATAGTTTAGCACTCTCAGGTTTGAATTCTAGCTTAGGAAATAATCTGGCGAAAATGCAACTTCTACAAGTAGAGAAGTCAAGGAATTCATTGGAAGTGTTTGGCTCCCCAATATTGAGTAGCAGGAGCAAGTCTTTGAGCATTAAGAAAATGCAAAAGTAG
- the LOC114371601 gene encoding probable serine/threonine-protein kinase PBL19, producing the protein MVRGTRGYLAPEWVSNHPITVKADVYNYGMLLLEIIGGRRNLDMSFGAEDFFYPGSAYKDVAAKCKVSWLLFSIVIFPVNPDKILQLLLLYEFDHLLVALVLNPQLRNQYLQTYVRKIQLFGTMYKRKLNDGTLVAIKHVKKDLQNKNLAEFKNEINTLSKI; encoded by the exons ATGGTTAGAGGCACTAGAGGTTATTTGGCACCAGAATGGGTTAGTAATCACCCTATAACTGTAAAAGCTGACGTTTACAACTATGGAATGCTTCTTTTAGAGATCATTGGTGGCAGGAGAAATCTTGACATGTCCTTTGGTGCTGAGGACTTTTTCTATCCTGGTTCGGCTTACAAG GATGTTGCTGCCAAATGCAAGGTTAGTTGGCTTCTATTTAGCATAGTTATTTTTCCTGTTAACCCTGATAAGATTTTGCAATTATTGCTTCTTTATGAATTTGATCATCTT CTTGTTGCACTTGTTCTCAACCCACAACTGAGGAATCAATATCTCCAAACCTATGtaagaaaaattcaattatttggAACAATGTATAAGAGAAAGCTTAATGATGGAACCCTTGTGGCTATAAAGCATGTCAAGAAG gatttacaaaacaaaaacttgGCTGAGTTCAAGAATGAAATAAACACCTTGTCGAAAATTTGA
- the LOC114369556 gene encoding uncharacterized protein LOC114369556, producing the protein MAATFKYLFPILFLTLIVKGSCECSINNINIGTTRSGRVIQGQPEWNVVVINNCTCTQSQIRLSCKGFKTSESVSPSILSIEGDSCLLINGNPLNSFATVRFSYAWDPPFLLLPTSSSISC; encoded by the exons ATGGCAGCAACCTTCAAGTACCTTTTTCCCATCCTCTTCCTTACCCTTATAGTCAAAG GGTCTTGTGAGTGTTCCATAAACAACATCAATATTGGCACTACAAGAAGTGGGAGAGTAATACAAGGCCAACCTGAGTGGAACGTAGTTGTGATCAACAACTGCACTTGTACACAAAGCCAGATAAGGTTGTCTTGCAAAGGGTTTAAGACTTCAGAGAGTGTTAGCCCATCAATTCTTTCCATAGAAGGTGACAGCTGCCTCCTTATCAATGGCAATCCTTTGAATAGTTTTGCTACTGTTCGCTTCTCCTATGCTTGGGATCCTCCTTTCCTCTTATTGCCTACAAGCTCTAGTATAAGTTGTTAA